The proteins below come from a single Aspergillus oryzae RIB40 DNA, chromosome 5 genomic window:
- a CDS encoding bestrophin family protein (predicted membrane protein) yields the protein MAHTRISCPIDRSREGTYRATGTGSGLIEGFFRWPLVFRFIKGAIHGAIIVPVLFHALFTAFVVYLDLYIFDTVGLPSSIIPSLSIVVGLMLVFRNQTSYNRFWDGRSSLTTLTTCIRNLVRTILTNGYSTSRPLRQDEKEDIERTIRILMAIPYAVKNHLRAEYGAAFYSFGDDVGEDGVAAYNPDYANLLPKGLEGHEDEGLTLPFQLSFFIDGFIKRGVERGWYHAPGASQMQAQLNSLLDAVGKMEMIRLTPIPVAHLIHQKQVLALFGCVLPFGMVDDLGWWTVPIVSLVIFTLYGIEGIGSQLEDPFGYDRNDIKMDAIVGDSKMEIDVVLSEWRKLMSFVEAETPRTESRCVEDHSDRDIEK from the exons ATGGCACACACCCGCATCTCCTGTCCCATCGACAGAAGCCGCGAAGGTACGTACCGCGCAACTGGGACTGGATCGGGTCTGATCGAAGGCTTCTTTAGATGGCCTCTAGTCTTCCGATTCATCAAAGGCGCCATCCACGGCGCCATCATCGTGCCCGTACTCTTCCACGCACTGTTCACGGCCTTCGTCGTCTATCTAGATCTGTACATTTTTGATACCGTCGGACTACCCAGTAGCATT atcccctctctctcaatAGTGGTGGGCCTCATGCTCGTCTTCCGCAACCAAACCAGCTACAACCGCTTCTGGGACGGCCGCAGCAGCCTCACAACCCTAACAACCTGCATTCGCAACCTGGTGCGTACCATCCTCACCAACGGCTACAGCACCTCGCGTCCCCTCCGCCAAGACGAAaaggaagacattgaacgCACCATCCGCATCCTCATGGCCATACCTTACGCTGTGAAAAACCACCTCCGCGCCGAATATGGCGCTGCCTTCTACTCCTTTGGGGACGACGTCGGCGAGGACGGAGTCGCGGCATATAACCCCGACTACGCGAATCTGCTCCCCAAGGGACTCGAGGGTCACGAGGATGAAGGGTTAACGCTGCCGTTCCAATTAAGTTTCTTCATAGATGGTTTCATCAAGAGGGGTGTAGAGAGGGGCTGGTATCATGCGCCTGGGGCGAGTCAGATGCAGGCGCAGTTGAATTCGTTGTTGGATGCGgtggggaagatggagatgattcGGTTGACGCCTATTCCTGTTGCGCATTT GATTCACCAAAAACAAGTCCTGGCTCTCTTTGGCTGCGTCCTGCCCTTCGGAATGGTGGATGATCTGGGCTGGTGGACTGTTCCCATTGTCAGTCTGGTTATTTTCACATTATACGGAATCGAAGGGATCGGATCACAACTGGAAGATCCGTTCGGATACGACCGAAACGATATCAAGATGGATGCGATTGTTGGGGACTCCAAGATGGAGATCGACGTGGTGTTATCGGAGTGGCGGAAGTTGATGTCGTTCGTGGAAGCGGAGACACCAAGGACTGAGAGCCGATGTGTCGAAGATCATAGCGACCGGG ATATCGAGAAGTAA
- a CDS encoding FHA domain protein (FHA domain) — MSASVSASASSNFPSDARSGPLRRLSQLRAYTQNHFSSQSSSSSSSTSNTNSQQPIARRHTFSSRVSWFSPASSASTGTESAHPPVGTNNPAPCPDSEPSSSTLARYSSVLFPGYRGFDLDLRSQNRSSESSTSPPSSHEPRRTQTQGRMARLRGLSQTPDTRPEVDTTPASAPTNLQNGLLDCPDPVTNENSSSSPRPKQKATIRFFPHQDSHGNSRPSLPFIPISRTLPSESSVIKVGRYSERDGLPVANPTEPSDAPVGFKSKVVSRKHCEFLYLNGQWHIKDVGSSSGTFLNHMRLSQPNMASRLYTVKDGDIVQLGIDFRGGEEMIFRCVRIRIECNRSWQQQPNEFKYGPHTESLIKNLGKGETADYSGCRECSICLGSVLRPYQCLFMAACAHVWHYKCVSRLIHTPDYPMFQCPNCRAYTDLSAEVDDSNDYEEVEQKPTSTEEQRDSSQDRRSETRTPQLETNPTPEASNSSQDSVDALPNSLSAAAGLTHDVGTMHLNENRTSRESDDETPRVANPSPVVTGSIGIPVPTASALQCRQAQLRADTPVRSESSDDNPLTPRNDSGPLVFDGRASMS, encoded by the exons CTCGTTCGGGGCCCCTCCGCCGCCTTAGCCAACTGCGCGCTTATACCCAAAATCATTTctcctctcaatcctcctcctcgtcatcatcaacctcTAATACCAACAGTCAACAACCGATCGCCCGTCGACATACCTTCAGTAGTCGAGTATCTTGGTTTTCTCCCGCGTCATCTGCCTCCACCGGTACCGAATCTGCTCATCCACCTGTGGGGACCAATAACCCGGCCCCATGTCCCGACTCTgagccatcttcatcgacCCTCGCCCGCTACAGTTCTGTCTTGTTTCCAGGCTACCGCGGTTTTGATCTCGACCTGCGTTCCCAGAATCGCTCCTCCGAGTCATCAACCTCCCCCCCTTCTTCACACGAGCCTCGTCGGACGCAGACCCAAGGCAGGATGGCGCGGCTGAGAGGGTTGTCTCAAACCCCAGATACGAGACCGGAGGTGGACACGACGCCAGCATCGGCGCCGACCAACCTGCAAAATGGGCTGTTAGACTGCCCCGACCCGGTTACCAATGAAaactcttcttcatcgccaCGCCCAAAGCAGAAAGCCACCATTCGTTTTTTCCCTCACCAGGATTCGCACGGGAATTCAAGACCGTCCTTACCCTTTATCCCCATCTCTCGAACGCTACCATCGGAGAGTAGTGTCATCAAGGTCGGGCGATACTCTGAACGAGATGGCCTGCCCGTCGCAAACCCCACAGAGCCCTCCGATGCGCCTGTTGGTTTCAAGTCGAAGGTCGTCAGTCGAAAACATTGTGAATTTCTGTACCTGAACGGGCAGTGGCACATCAAGGATGTCGGAAGCTCATCGGGAACCTTTTTAAACCACATGCGATTGAGTCAGCCCAACATGGCGTCTCGGCTATATACAGTGAAGGATGGTGATATCGTGCAGCTTGGTATTGATTTCAGAggtggggaagagatgatTTTCCGATGCGTTCGGATTCGCATTGAATGCAACCGGTcctggcagcagcagcctaACGAGTTCAAGTATGGTCCACACACCGAA AGTCTCATTAAAAACTTAGGTAAAGGCGAAACGGCGGACTATTCTGGGTGCCGTGAGTGCTCGATTTGTCTTGGATCTGTCTTG AGACCTTATCAGTGTCTGTTCATGGCAGCGTGTGCCCATGTTTGGCACTACAAGTGCGTTAGTCGCCTCATTCATACACCGGATTACCCTATGTTCCAGTGCCCGAATTGCCGTGCATACACGGATCTCAGCGCCGAGGTCGATGATTCGAACGATTACGAGGAGGTGGAGCAAAAGCCCACCTCCACAGAGGAACAACGAGATTCATCCCAGGACCGTCGATCCGAAACTCGCACCCCTCAACTAGAAACCAACCCAACTCCCGAGGCCTCCAACTCCTCGCAAGACTCCGTGGATGCCCTGCCAAATTCTTTGTCCGCGGCAGCAGGGCTTACTCATGATGTCGGGACTATGCACCTCAATGAAAACCGTACATCGAGAGAATCTGATGATGAGACACCCCGTGTGGCCAATCCATCCCCTGTTGTCACTGGGAGCATCGGGATACCGGTTCCTACGGCTAGTGCTCTTCAGTGCCGGCAGGCGCAGCTGCGTGCAGATACACCCGTTCGTTCTGAGTCCTCCGATGATAACCCTCTGACGCCACGCAATGATTCCGGTCCTCTGGTATTTGACGGCCGGGCTAGCATGtcatga